In Mangifera indica cultivar Alphonso chromosome 1, CATAS_Mindica_2.1, whole genome shotgun sequence, a single genomic region encodes these proteins:
- the LOC123205739 gene encoding NDR1/HIN1-like protein 1 — translation MSAPEDCGKHGHKRRELFRRIFAGILIFLLIALITILLVWAILRPTKPKFVIQDATVYAFNVSSPNLLTSNFQVTISSRNPNDKIGIYYDRLDIYAVYRQQQITYRTEIPPTYQGHNEINIWSPFVYGTDVPVAPYNALLLSQDADTGFIPLMFKIDGRVRWKVGTFTTGKYHLHVTCPAQISFGPKQNGIPLGNNAFKYQLVRSCSVSV, via the coding sequence ATGTCTGCTCCAGAAGACTGCGGCAAGCACGGCCACAAACGCCGTGAACTCTTCCGCCGAATCTTCGCCGGCATCCTCATCTTCCTTTTGATCGCTCTCATCACCATCCTCCTCGTCTGGGCTATTCTCCGCCCCACCAAACCAAAATTCGTCATCCAAGATGCCACCGTCTATGCCTTCAACGTCTCTTCTCCCAACTTACTCACCTCCAACTTCCAGGTCACCATCTCCTCGCGCAATCCTAACGACAAAATCGGCATTTATTACGACAGGCTAGACATTTACGCCGTTTATCGCCAGCAACAAATCACCTACAGGACAGAGATTCCTCCCACTTATCAGGGACACAACGAAATCAACATCTGGTCGCCGTTTGTTTACGGCACCGACGTGCCGGTGGCGCCGTACAATGCTCTTTTGTTGAGCCAAGATGCAGATACTGGGTTTATTCCTTTGATGTTCAAGATTGATGGGCGGGTGAGATGGAAAGTTGGGACCTTTACAACGGGGAAGTATCATTTACATGTTACGTGCCCTGCGCAAATCAGTTTCGGTCCGAAGCAAAATGGGATCCCCCTCGGAAATAACGCCTTTAAGTATCAGCTGGTGCGGAGTTGCAGTGTCAGTGTCTGA